The following proteins come from a genomic window of Anaerobutyricum hallii:
- a CDS encoding DUF6020 family protein, which produces MVVRFIMSFLAALALNIRFDIPQDMNHLASESKMLNIFYNFQGSLTGTMAAATMVFVLLCIIDRYLYKNKGKVHRTPVLFLICFCIAVVWVMGESFYRVNSLTLLHMGAGQMVKTLVYVTGITWFLSEMSALLDLFLQSGWDWLPKKKVFFCDAYNKHPFKVSVLVLFVCWLPNLLLSYPATMCIDVWNQMLQSFGFQRFTTHHPPAHTVLAGAFERVGLLLGSANLGLFLYILFQIILFALILGYMFYTMKELASPTWLKVTAFIIAVSSPYYTQYIGMIVKDTIYSYFILLFVIELVYILLLKQEYWKSKKHCFLLAASMIGSVLFRNNGKYVIYPMILCILITVFLQNRNQRTDQEENQDTSCIRKKSRRTRYTKTFMTAVIVCLISVAVSSGVQNFLTRHYNIEPGGIQEALSLPFQQTARYVKEHEEEVTQEEKKAIKGVLAYNKLGKYYNPKISDPVKATYKKKATTKDLTAYLKVWVQQGLKHPVTYIEATMNQNYYLVYPLVENSTVYDTTAPDKVSAKKLAEKLGVHEVPVIQKLDRWRTGFNKVFFTLPVFGLMASMAFFNLILIYLCYHGIRKKIPQLFLLVMPLLLSDAIIVLAPVIKGHPRYAFPVIYSMPIVFCTYLYWAGKKNQ; this is translated from the coding sequence ATGGTCGTTCGTTTTATTATGAGTTTTCTTGCTGCGTTAGCATTAAATATACGGTTTGATATTCCACAGGATATGAATCATTTGGCCAGCGAAAGTAAGATGCTTAATATATTTTATAATTTTCAGGGAAGTCTGACCGGTACGATGGCAGCGGCAACGATGGTATTTGTCTTGTTATGTATCATAGACAGATATCTTTATAAAAATAAAGGAAAAGTACATAGGACACCGGTACTATTTCTTATATGTTTTTGTATTGCAGTCGTATGGGTGATGGGAGAAAGTTTTTACAGGGTAAATTCCCTTACATTATTGCATATGGGAGCAGGACAGATGGTGAAAACTCTTGTCTATGTGACAGGTATCACCTGGTTCCTCTCTGAAATGTCAGCTTTGCTTGATTTGTTTTTACAGTCTGGCTGGGATTGGCTGCCAAAGAAAAAAGTGTTTTTCTGTGATGCCTACAATAAGCATCCATTTAAAGTTTCTGTTTTAGTATTGTTTGTATGCTGGTTGCCGAATTTATTATTATCTTATCCAGCGACCATGTGTATTGATGTGTGGAATCAGATGCTGCAATCTTTTGGATTCCAGAGATTCACGACGCATCATCCGCCGGCACATACTGTTTTGGCAGGCGCTTTTGAGAGAGTAGGATTACTGCTTGGAAGTGCAAATCTGGGCTTATTTTTATATATTTTATTTCAAATAATCTTATTTGCGCTGATTTTAGGATATATGTTTTACACAATGAAGGAGCTTGCTTCACCAACATGGTTAAAAGTTACAGCATTTATTATTGCCGTTTCTTCTCCATATTATACGCAGTATATCGGAATGATCGTAAAGGATACAATATATTCTTATTTTATATTGCTTTTTGTCATTGAGCTGGTGTACATACTTTTATTAAAACAGGAATATTGGAAAAGTAAAAAGCATTGTTTTCTTTTAGCAGCATCAATGATTGGCTCTGTTTTGTTTAGAAATAACGGAAAGTATGTTATCTATCCGATGATCCTATGTATTTTAATTACGGTATTTTTACAGAATAGAAACCAGCGTACAGATCAAGAGGAGAATCAAGATACAAGTTGCATCAGAAAGAAAAGTAGACGGACTCGGTATACGAAAACATTTATGACAGCAGTCATAGTGTGTCTGATTTCGGTTGCTGTTTCTTCAGGGGTTCAGAACTTTTTGACCAGACATTATAACATTGAACCGGGAGGGATTCAGGAAGCATTATCCCTGCCATTTCAGCAGACTGCCCGTTATGTGAAAGAGCATGAGGAAGAAGTAACGCAGGAAGAGAAGAAAGCGATAAAGGGAGTACTGGCATACAATAAGCTTGGTAAGTATTATAATCCAAAGATTTCAGATCCCGTCAAAGCTACCTATAAGAAAAAGGCAACGACAAAAGATCTGACAGCGTATCTTAAAGTGTGGGTACAGCAGGGGTTGAAGCATCCCGTCACTTATATAGAAGCAACAATGAATCAGAATTATTATCTGGTCTATCCACTGGTAGAGAACAGTACCGTTTATGATACAACAGCGCCGGACAAAGTCTCCGCAAAGAAACTGGCAGAAAAGTTAGGGGTTCATGAAGTTCCGGTGATTCAAAAACTGGATAGATGGAGAACTGGATTTAATAAGGTATTTTTTACCTTGCCTGTGTTTGGGCTTATGGCAAGTATGGCATTTTTTAATCTGATTTTAATCTATCTTTGCTATCATGGAATACGCAAGAAGATTCCACAACTGTTTTTGTTGGTGATGCCGCTTTTGCTTAGTGATGCGATTATTGTACTGGCTCCGGTTATTAAAGGACATCCAAGATATGCATTTCCGGTTATCTACTCTATGCCGATTGTATTTTGCACCTATTTATATTGGGCAGGAAAAAAGAATCAGTGA
- a CDS encoding L,D-transpeptidase family protein, with protein MKFTNVKKTVLTGVVMGAALFTFNFTALPGSVNLPAVVQAAEANFTGEEAGKLYLTGQLYTGIALKDGKLYNYKEGVQGVAYTGIFTGKYLNVSTGAQAQINGVYYQNGSVFSGVTGRKYYVKGLLQSNFTGWKKVGGKIYYFTKGVAPAKGFKMLKSYTGGSTKYKYYFKEDGSLSTNLFKDWGYNKCIKTKMTIEINTQTHNVTFYLYDKKTKKYIIPAKTVLCSTSAKANGTPRGHFFLMKTSAKRWVRVPNNNTRFYQWATRIAGTPTLVHSSVYTKYGNNKALSASYYNKLGNSNTSYCVRMQAVNAKIVYDIAKKTPKKQRTWINIVKKNKKGPFGVVKLKHTTGKLKNSRKTDPTDPVLFPGNPFSVK; from the coding sequence ATGAAATTTACTAACGTAAAAAAGACCGTTTTAACGGGTGTTGTAATGGGTGCTGCATTATTTACATTTAATTTTACAGCATTACCTGGAAGTGTTAATCTCCCTGCAGTAGTTCAGGCGGCTGAAGCGAATTTTACAGGGGAGGAAGCAGGAAAGCTTTATTTAACCGGACAGCTTTACACAGGTATTGCATTAAAGGACGGTAAGCTTTATAACTACAAAGAAGGTGTACAGGGAGTTGCCTATACAGGAATATTTACAGGAAAGTATCTGAATGTAAGTACAGGTGCACAGGCACAGATTAACGGTGTATATTATCAGAACGGAAGTGTATTTTCTGGTGTTACAGGCAGAAAGTATTATGTAAAGGGTCTGTTACAGAGCAACTTTACAGGATGGAAGAAAGTTGGCGGAAAGATTTATTACTTTACAAAAGGTGTTGCTCCTGCAAAAGGATTTAAGATGTTAAAGAGCTATACCGGTGGAAGTACGAAGTATAAATATTACTTTAAAGAAGACGGTTCTCTTTCTACAAACTTATTTAAAGACTGGGGATATAACAAGTGTATTAAGACAAAGATGACGATTGAAATCAATACACAGACTCATAATGTTACATTCTATCTGTACGATAAGAAGACAAAGAAGTATATTATTCCAGCGAAGACAGTGCTTTGTTCTACATCTGCAAAGGCGAACGGAACACCTAGAGGACATTTCTTCTTAATGAAGACATCCGCAAAGAGATGGGTAAGAGTACCGAATAATAATACACGTTTCTATCAGTGGGCTACACGTATTGCAGGAACTCCTACATTAGTTCACAGTAGTGTATATACAAAGTATGGTAATAACAAGGCATTATCTGCATCTTATTATAATAAGTTAGGAAACAGTAATACATCTTACTGTGTTCGTATGCAGGCGGTAAACGCAAAGATCGTTTATGATATTGCAAAGAAGACACCAAAAAAACAGCGTACATGGATCAACATTGTAAAGAAAAATAAAAAGGGACCTTTCGGTGTTGTTAAGTTAAAACATACTACAGGTAAGTTAAAGAACTCCAGAAAAACTGATCCTACAGATCCAGTATTATTCCCTGGAAATCCATTCTCCGTTAAATAG